The segment CGGCGCATTTGGACCCCGAAATTCTTCTGATTGATGAAGTGATTGCCGTCGGCGACTATGAGTTTCAAAAGAAATGTCTCGGCAAAATGCGTGATGTAGCCAAGGGCGGTCGCACTGTACTGTTTGTCAGCCACAACATGGCCGCTGTTGAATCGCTCTGTGACCGAGGCGTTGAATTGGAGCGCAGTAGGATGATGATGACTGGAGATATCAGCTTGGTCATAAACGATTATCGACGCCGACTACTCGACGGCAATGCCGGCTGCACAATTGATTTCTTGGACGCTCGTAATATCAAATCAGTTACCATCTACGACTTCGGCGGTGAACCAGCCGCCACCGTTCCAATCGGGCGAGACGTTGAAATACGCATCGTCTTTGGTCCCAATGCACATATTGCGTATCCGCGGATATTTGTTCAGTTTGACGACCTATTTGGGAGCCGGGCTTTAACAATCCAAACTCCCGCCAACGCTGATCCGATTGGAATGATTTGTGGTGAAACCGAAGCGGTTTGCTTAATACGCGAATTGCCACTGGCGCCTGGGCAATATAACCTCTCGATCATGTTGATGGAGAACCGGCAGATATTGGAACAACGCCGTGACTGCCTGCGATTGACCGTCGAAAACGCGGAAGTATTCGAAGAAGGTCGCGGCTTTGTTCGAGGAACATGCGTTGCGCGGTCATCGTGGTCATGTCGGCACGCTGCGAAGCCCACTTTGTAGTTTCCGCCGCACGATAAACTTGACGTGATGAAAAAGCTTATTAAGTTGATTGTTCAACGCCTTGGCTATGACATTCGACCGCTTCAAAAGCATACGAGTACTAGGTTCGGCGAGTTGCTCAACCCACTTTACCTTTCTCAAATCTGCCAGCCGAAGACCGTAATTGACGTAGGAGTTGGGATCGGTACAGATTGGCTTTATGAATCCTTTCCTTCTGCACATTTTTTCCTTATCGAGCCATTGAAAGATTACGATGAATCAATACGAAAGATTGCGAATCAATACGAATGTGAAGTTTACAACTTCGCCGTCGGTGAGAAGGATGACATTTGTGAAATTAAAGTTGATCCAACCAATTTGCACTTAACTTCATTTAGTGAGCGGTGCGCACTTACAGCGAAGTCATACAATCTTGAAAAGCGGACCGTAGCTGTTACCACACTCGACAATATCTATCAAGAAAGCAGGACGATTCGCACGCCAGTGCTGGTCAAAATTGACACGGAAGGACATGAGCTGCAAGTGTTAAAAGGTGCCGTCTCACTTCTTCAAATATGCGACACGGTCATTGCCGAAGTTTCCATTGCTCAACGGTTTCACAATGGCTATGTCTTTGAAGAGATAATCCGTTTCATGGAACAAAATGGCTTCTATTTATACTCCTTCTTGAGCATCCATCATGTGCCAGGAGAACTGCGTCCACGTTTTGCCGACGTGATTTTTAAGCGTTCTATTATGACGAAAGGAACAACAGTGGAGTGTGCGTAGTTCATGGGCGACTCCGCTCGCGTGTGGTACCTCGAAATATTAGCAGTCCCTTAATGGAAAATGTGGCCTTTTGACCCTACAAGTGACGGGTGAATCGAACATACGGAAAAATTATGCGACTGAAAGTTGTTCGAGTGGCTGCACCGACAGTGCTGTTCTCTCCATCGCAAAAAAATTAGTCCGATGGCCTCTCGCAAGCCCAACCTATTCATTGTCGGCGCGATGAAGTCTGGCACGAGTTCGCTCCATAACTACTTGGGCGACCATCCTGAAGTCTTTATGTGCGAACCGAAAGAGCCGTGCTACTTTGTTGCGAAAGAAGAACTCAACTGGCCGGCCATTGAAGCTTGGGGTTTTTGGAAAGGTGAGCAGAACTATCTCAAGTTATTTGAAAACGCCGGCCACGCGACGATCATCGGCGAATCGAGCACACTGTACACCAAGGCTCCGCACATCAACGGAGTTCCAGGGCGAATTGCCCAATTCAACCCCGAGGCGCGCTTGATCTATGTCATGCGCGACCCGGTTGAACGTACGATCAGCCACTACTGGCACCATGTGAATCACAACGACGAATGGCGCGAGCCGCTGGCGGCCATCCGCGATTCGAGCCTGTATCGCGACGTCAGCAACTATGCGATGCAATTGGATCCGTATGTTCGGCTATTTGGGATCGATCGTATCTTTGTATTGACATTTGAAGAACTGACGGCGGCTCCCGCGCGTACGTTGGCAAAGGTCTTCCACTGGCTCGGCGTAGACGATCAATTCACACCGCGCAATTTGAACGAGCGAGCCAATGTGACTCCCGAGCAAATCGACCAGGTGCGGTTCCGAGGGTGGTTGAAGCGATTGCGCTTTTCGCCGTTTTGGAATCGTGTCGGGCCATGGGTGCCAAAACAACTCCGCATGGCCGCACGCAGCTATTCCACAAGAAAGGTCGACCGAAAAGTAGAGCAAATGAACGAGGTACGCAGTTATTTGCGACCGTTGCAAGCGGACCAAACATCTGAGTTATCGCGACTATTGAAGCGGAAGTTTCCCGAATGGGAAAGCCTACTTTCCGAGCCGTCCAGCGCGGCAATCTGTAGTTCGCGGGAAACGGTCGAATGCAACAGCTAGTCAGTGGCGAAACCGTATGAAAATTAGCGTTGCCATCTGCACTTGGAATCGAGCGGACTTGTTGGACCGCACACTGAGGGAAATGCGCACGTTGCAAATCCCCTGCGAAGTTGAATGGGAACTATTGATCGTCAATAACAATTGCACCGACCAGACAGACGAGGTGCTTGCCAGGCACAAACAGCACTTGCCCATTCGGCGATTATTTGAGCCGATTCAGGGCATTGCCCGCGCGCGGAATTTCGCAGCTCGAGCGGCAACGGGCGAATTGCTGGTGTGGACCGACGACGATGTATTGGTTGAGCCGGGGTGGTTAGTAGCATATTACAATGCATACGTGCAGTTTCCGGAAGCCGGCTTTTATGGAGGAGCCGTTGAGCCCTGGTTTGGTGCCGAGCCGCCCAAATGGATTCGGGACAACTTATCTCGCGTCGAGGGCGCGTATGCCATTCGGCGTTTGACAAGCGAAACTCGCTGGATGAATGACCAAGACTTGCCTGTGAATGCAAATATGGCGGTAAAGAGGTCGCTGATGGAGGCGTTTGCATACGCGAATCATTTGGGAGCGCAAGGCGATAGCTTGATGCGGGGCGAAGAAACGGAGCTGGTTCATCAATTCCGTTCTTCTGGGTTTCAGGGGATGTGGGTGTCAGGTGCAGGAGTGCGGCACTATATACCGCGGGATCGCTTGACTGCTTCCTACATTTGGCGGCTGTCGTACGGCAGTGGTCGGACTAGCGTGCGCATGAACGGTTCACCTCCTTGTCCTTGTTTTCTGGGAGCACCCCGGTGGGCCATAAAGCAGTACTGCCAAAAGCGGCTTTGGAGCTGTTTGCTCACACCGTGGAAATCCACACGCTGGCTAGACGCGTTTATTAGTGCTGCGCAACTGAAGGGCTTTATTGACGAGTGCCGCGCTTCCACCATTAGCCATTGAAAAAACTGGCGCAAGCCAAAAAGCCGTAGTTGGAAGGTGACCGCAATGACCAAAATATCGGGCGAATCTGCAATTCGAGAAGCGTATCGGGACGATGAGCGTGTCGCCCGGTATATTTGTGACCGATATGACTCGGACCCAATGGGCCGATCGTTTTGTCTTCGGCAAGGACGCATCCTCGCATCGACAATACGGACTTTAAAGCCGTCGAGCATTCTCGAGATTGCTCCTGGCCCTGCTCGCCTGACGGTTTATATCCCGGATGTGCCCAAAGCTGTTGCAATCGAACAGAGCCCAGCAATGCTGGCCGCGGCACAAAAGCGCCTCTCAGAGTTTGGAAAGTCGCATTGGACACTAGTCGAGGGAGACGCTTTTGATATGCCTTTTGCGGAGGCGGAGTTTGACGTCGTTTTGGCCTTTAAGCTGCTTCGTCACTTTAACACTTTTGACCGCAATCGTTTGGCACGAAACATTCGTCGAGTGCTACGTCCTGGTGGTCACTTTTTGGTTGATGTGGCAAATGAAGTTGCGAATCGATGGTTGTATTCCAAATGGGGAATATCCGAGGGATGGATTGACGATTTTTGGTATACTCCGACGAGTTTCCACCATGAGATGACTGCTCAAGGATTTGCTGTCATTCGGATGCTGCCGGTACAGGTTCCAATTTCAGCCCAGTATCATCTCTTCAGTCGCTTTGGCAACCGCCTGAAGTTCCTGGCGAATGGCACTTCACATTTGTTGAACCTGCTCGGAAAGGGAGAGCCACTCGAATGGGTAGCGATTTGTCGATGCGAATAAGCTATTGGACCGGCTGGCTCGACCCGAAAATGGTCGCCGTATCGAAGGAGGTTTATCAATTACTGCCTCACTTTCCCGGCAGTCGTGTCTTTGGGGTATCGCCAAAGTATTTTTTGCGATATTCAAGAATCCACCGTTCGTTTGGCGTGCATTTGGGGCTATATCCAATTTTTCGGCACATGATGCCGATGGTAGAGCGGCGATTTGACGTGAGCCACGTCTATACGAGTTTAAGCGATTGGCACTTCCTGAATGCACTGGGGGCTCGGCCAATTGTGCTAACTGCGACGGAGAATGCGATCGATTCGAGCAATTCGCTGCTGCAAAAAGTTGCGCATGTAGCCGTAGAAACGGAGCCAATGGCCGCATCCGCCGTCAGAGCCGGCGTGCCAAAGGAGCGATTATCAATCATCTACCCGGGAGTCGACCTAAGTCAGTTTCGCGAACTTCCACCACCGCCGCAGCCTTGGCGCTGTGTATTCGCATCCAGCCCGGAGAATGAGTCTGAGTTATATACGAAAGGGGTTGACCTGCTGCTCGACCTTGCTGCGGCGGAATCAACTTTGGAGCTGACGATACTTTGGCGTCCGTTCGGCCGCGAAAGTGATCGCGCACTTGCGATTGTACGAGACCGTAGCTTACCCAATGTGAAACTTGTCACAGAACGT is part of the Pirellulales bacterium genome and harbors:
- a CDS encoding ABC transporter ATP-binding protein, with protein sequence MPPAIRIEGISKQYRIGTARGGYRTLRESVNDSAAALWRRAHRLARRNGHLNGHAKLPSGTLAHESNGHAAGHLAAASAPGNHSMEQNGATPPERPGTFWALKDVSFDVEHGEVVGIIGRNGAGKSTLLKILSRITEPTKGKITLNGRVASLLEVGTGFHPELTGRENIYLNGAILGMTRREISRKFDEIVDFSGIEKFLETPVKRYSSGMHVRLAFAVAAHLDPEILLIDEVIAVGDYEFQKKCLGKMRDVAKGGRTVLFVSHNMAAVESLCDRGVELERSRMMMTGDISLVINDYRRRLLDGNAGCTIDFLDARNIKSVTIYDFGGEPAATVPIGRDVEIRIVFGPNAHIAYPRIFVQFDDLFGSRALTIQTPANADPIGMICGETEAVCLIRELPLAPGQYNLSIMLMENRQILEQRRDCLRLTVENAEVFEEGRGFVRGTCVARSSWSCRHAAKPTL
- a CDS encoding FkbM family methyltransferase, which produces MKKLIKLIVQRLGYDIRPLQKHTSTRFGELLNPLYLSQICQPKTVIDVGVGIGTDWLYESFPSAHFFLIEPLKDYDESIRKIANQYECEVYNFAVGEKDDICEIKVDPTNLHLTSFSERCALTAKSYNLEKRTVAVTTLDNIYQESRTIRTPVLVKIDTEGHELQVLKGAVSLLQICDTVIAEVSIAQRFHNGYVFEEIIRFMEQNGFYLYSFLSIHHVPGELRPRFADVIFKRSIMTKGTTVECA
- a CDS encoding sulfotransferase translates to MASRKPNLFIVGAMKSGTSSLHNYLGDHPEVFMCEPKEPCYFVAKEELNWPAIEAWGFWKGEQNYLKLFENAGHATIIGESSTLYTKAPHINGVPGRIAQFNPEARLIYVMRDPVERTISHYWHHVNHNDEWREPLAAIRDSSLYRDVSNYAMQLDPYVRLFGIDRIFVLTFEELTAAPARTLAKVFHWLGVDDQFTPRNLNERANVTPEQIDQVRFRGWLKRLRFSPFWNRVGPWVPKQLRMAARSYSTRKVDRKVEQMNEVRSYLRPLQADQTSELSRLLKRKFPEWESLLSEPSSAAICSSRETVECNS
- a CDS encoding glycosyltransferase, which gives rise to MKISVAICTWNRADLLDRTLREMRTLQIPCEVEWELLIVNNNCTDQTDEVLARHKQHLPIRRLFEPIQGIARARNFAARAATGELLVWTDDDVLVEPGWLVAYYNAYVQFPEAGFYGGAVEPWFGAEPPKWIRDNLSRVEGAYAIRRLTSETRWMNDQDLPVNANMAVKRSLMEAFAYANHLGAQGDSLMRGEETELVHQFRSSGFQGMWVSGAGVRHYIPRDRLTASYIWRLSYGSGRTSVRMNGSPPCPCFLGAPRWAIKQYCQKRLWSCLLTPWKSTRWLDAFISAAQLKGFIDECRASTISH
- a CDS encoding class I SAM-dependent methyltransferase, which codes for MTKISGESAIREAYRDDERVARYICDRYDSDPMGRSFCLRQGRILASTIRTLKPSSILEIAPGPARLTVYIPDVPKAVAIEQSPAMLAAAQKRLSEFGKSHWTLVEGDAFDMPFAEAEFDVVLAFKLLRHFNTFDRNRLARNIRRVLRPGGHFLVDVANEVANRWLYSKWGISEGWIDDFWYTPTSFHHEMTAQGFAVIRMLPVQVPISAQYHLFSRFGNRLKFLANGTSHLLNLLGKGEPLEWVAICRCE
- a CDS encoding glycosyltransferase family 4 protein, yielding MGSDLSMRISYWTGWLDPKMVAVSKEVYQLLPHFPGSRVFGVSPKYFLRYSRIHRSFGVHLGLYPIFRHMMPMVERRFDVSHVYTSLSDWHFLNALGARPIVLTATENAIDSSNSLLQKVAHVAVETEPMAASAVRAGVPKERLSIIYPGVDLSQFRELPPPPQPWRCVFASSPENESELYTKGVDLLLDLAAAESTLELTILWRPFGRESDRALAIVRDRSLPNVKLVTERVAKMHEVLPQFHFAIAPFRSVGKPCPNSILESLAVGRPVLVSSYVEIASLIEREGVGIRFLPQIDELRRAFHQLCDQYVQLQPNARPCAERHFDLRKTVASYGRLYAQVSQVNSSSARL